Proteins encoded by one window of Drosophila takahashii strain IR98-3 E-12201 unplaced genomic scaffold, DtakHiC1v2 scaffold_197, whole genome shotgun sequence:
- the LOC138914465 gene encoding uncharacterized protein has product MWPLLVPVVLLFNDTRWINPILESIYRDKPHETVLLLRHSQQSNASGLERFPWPVLNFNEQMDFYARGSFNNEMLVMIWQTGNLQLDSDLWQALDRSLLNMRKVRVLLLRKWEKSPSADIANTAEHLRFLHVAVIAEKNRIYRLQPYAPQRWLKVNPMQSPIFTKVRNYNGRYIITLPDQFPPRSIVYRDRRTGELEMTGYVYKFLLEFTRIYNFTFRWQRPIKQGERLNLILLRNMTLNGTINMPISLCGFEMPSDLGIFSNIYDQEDWFIMVPRAQEIPTADVYVVMVGANFLIVLLIFYCIFTILDTCFGPLLLQKRVDWSNLILNERMISGIMGQSFNMSAGNTISSRVTNASLFLLGLVLSTLYAAHLKTLLTKRPTSRQISNFPELRDSPVTVFFEEAERFYLNDFMWQRPIRVLRDQLTFKETGEYNALRSGLNRSHAFSVLTSEWMIVAKRQELFKQPVFTVQPDLRIIRTSVLLSLVMQSNSIYEHHINDLIHRAHSAGIVEYWKQQTLREMITLGMISQKDPFPYVAFREFKVGDLLWIWILLASCLFLSLCIFLCELLVNGFVRKTKLRAHNPASIDWFAR; this is encoded by the coding sequence ATGTGGCCCCTGCTGGTTCCAGTTGTACTGCTGTTCAACGACACGCGGTGGATAAATCCCATCCTGGAGAGCATCTACCGGGATAAACCCCACGAAACGGTGCTGCTGCTCCGGCACAGCCAGCAGAGCAATGCATCTGGCTTGGAGCGATTTCCCTGGCCGGTTTTGAATTTCAACGAACAGATGGACTTCTATGCGCGCGGCAGCTTCAACAACGAAATGCTCGTCATGATTTGGCAGACCGGAAATTTGCAGTTGGACTCGGATTTGTGGCAGGCACTCGACCGCAGTCTCTTGAATATGCGGAAGGTGAGGGTGTTGCTATTAAGGAAATGGGAAAAGAGCCCCTCAGCCGACATTGCCAACACGGCAGAGCATCTGCGTTTTCTTCACGTCGCTGTAATTGCAGAGAAAAATAGGATATATCGACTGCAGCCTTATGCTCCACAAAGGTGGTTAAAAGTGAATCCCATGCAATCACCCATATTCACCAAGGTTCGGAACTACAATGGCAGATATATAATAACTTTACCCGATCAATTTCCACCACGTTCGATTGTCTATCGTGATCGGAGGACCGGAGAATTGGAGATGACTGGCTACGTTTACAAGTTCCTGCTGGAATTCACACGGATCTACAACTTCACCTTTCGCTGGCAGCGACCCATTAAGCAGGGTGAGCGATTAAATTTGATTCTGCTACGGAACATGACCCTCAACGGGACCATCAACATGCCCATCAGCCTGTGTGGCTTCGAGATGCCTAGTGATTTGGGTATTTTCTCGAATATCTACGATCAGGAGGATTGGTTTATAATGGTGCCGCGTGCCCAGGAGATTCCCACCGCTGATGTATATGTGGTGATGGTGGGTGCGAATTTCCTCATCGTCCTGCTGATCTTCTACTGCATTTTCACCATCCTGGACACTTGCTTTGGACCGCTGTTGCTGCAGAAACGGGTGGACTGGTCGAATTTGATCCTGAACGAACGCATGATATCGGGCATTATGGGACAGTCTTTTAATATGAGTGCCGGGAACACGATCAGCTCCAGGGTCACCAATGCCAGCTTGTTTCTACTTGGCTTGGTTTTGAGTACTCTTTATGCGGCCCATCTGAAGACCCTGCTCACCAAGAGACCCACTTCACGGCAGATTTCCAACTTTCCGGAACTTCGCGACTCCCCAGTTACCGTATTTTTCGAGGAGGCTGAGAGGTTCTACCTAAACGACTTCATGTGGCAGCGACCCATAAGAGTTCTCAGGGATCAGTTGACTTTCAAGGAGACCGGGGAATATAATGCCCTAAGGAGTGGCCTAAATAGATCGCACGCTTTCTCTGTTCTAACATCCGAATGGATGATTGTGGCCAAGCGGCAGGAGCTCTTCAAGCAACCCGTTTTTACTGTTCAACCCGATCTGCGGATCATCAGGACCAGTGTCCTTCTATCGCTGGTCATGCAGTCCAACTCCATCTACGAACATCATATTAATGATCTGATCCATCGGGCCCACAGTGCCGGAATCGTGGAGTATTGGAAGCAGCAAACCCTCCGCGAGATGATAACCCTGGGCATGATCTCCCAGAAGGACCCCTTTCCGTATGTCGCCTTCCGAGAGTTCAAGGTGGGCGACCTGCTCTGGATATGGATTTTATTGGCCAGCTGTCTGTTCCTGTCCCTTTGCATATTCCTGTGTGAACTTTTGGTTAATGGCTTTGTcagaaaaactaaattaagaGCCCACAACCCCGCCTCTATCGACTGGTTTGCccgttaa
- the LOC138914463 gene encoding odorant receptor 67a-like, producing the protein MGITFREDEDFLESCIILGYVSFVFVGILKLITVLIKKQKLTRLVRQLESCFPTPSQKDQEEYAVNSYLKRCSIVTRGFGGLLTIMFFAHSLLPIVIYYYQICVIHLPDAKPSLPFFDLCLWKWRDSWIFYPTYVLQSIAAYTATCGSISSDLMIFAVVFQITMHYDRLAKVLREFEVRNHSETNGANKDFKALQSLIAQHIQILRINDVMNDVFGVPLLLNFLASSLLVCLVGFQLTIEFSPAYFLKKVLLLVSALVEVYLLCFFSQMLIDASENVSTAVYEMNWTEADTRCRKMLVFLSMRAQKPNCLKATIVLDLSVETMSIFLSMSYKFFCAIQTIYS; encoded by the exons ATGGGAATCACATTTCGGGAAGATGAGGATTTCCTTGAAAGCTGCATCATATTGGGCTACGTGTCCTTCGTGTTCGTCGGCATTCTCAAGTTAATTACGGTGCTGATTAAAAAGCAAAAGCTGACCCGTTTGGTCCGCCAGTTGGAGTCCTGCTTTCCGACGCCCAGTCAAAAGGATCAGGAGGAGTATGCTGTGAATAGCTATTTGAAACGATGCAGCATTGTCACAAGAGGCTTTGGTGGTCTCCTTACAATTATGTTTTTCGCGCACAGCCTGTTACCCATAGTCATATACTACTATCAGATTTGTGTGATCCATTTGCCAGATGCGAAGCCATCTCTGCCATTTTTCGACCTCTGCCTTTGGAAATGGAGGGACAGCTGGATTTTTTATCCCACCTACGTTCTCCAGTCGATCGCTGCTTACACGGCCACCTGCGGATCCATATCCAGTGATCTCATGATCTTTGCCGTGGTTTTTCAGATCACTATGCACTACGACAGACTGGCTAAAGTTCTCAGGGAGTTCGAGGTTCGGAACCATAGTGAAACCAATGGAGCCAATAAGGATTTTAAAGCGCTGCAATCCCTGATCGCCCAACACATCCAAATACTTCG gatCAACGACGTGATGAACGATGTCTTTGGAGTTCCCTTGCTGTTAAACTTTCTGGCCTCTTCACTGCTTGTTTGCCTGGTGGGATTTCAATTAACCATCGAGTTCAGTCCCGCGTACTTTTTGAAGAAGGTGCTACTCCTGGTTTCGGCATTGGTAGAGGTTTATCTCCTCTGCTTCTTCAGTCAGATGCTGATCGATGCG AGTGAGAATGTCAGTACTGCGGTTTACGAGATGAATTGGACCGAGGCCGACACACGATGCCGGAAAATGTTAGTTTTCCTTTCAATGCGAGCCCAGAAGCCAAATTGCCTGAAAGCTACCATAGTCCTGGACTTGTCTGTTGAGACCATGAGCATC TTTCTTAGCATGTCTTACAAGTTCTTCTGTGCTATTCAAACTATATATAGTTAA